One Halolamina litorea genomic window carries:
- a CDS encoding orc1/cdc6 family replication initiation protein, giving the protein MPDISFSPDDSLYRDRDRLSEEYTPAELVGRDDEIARYHTALQPVINNEDPNNIFVYGKTGVGKTAVTRYLLEQLEADAGTYGVDLTTVELNCEGLTSSYQVAINLVNKLRPPDEGISNTGHPMHEVLSQLWDALESIGGTVLIVLDEVDNIGGDDTLLYQLPRARSNGNVDAARVGVIGISNDLAFRENLRPEVKSSLAEVNIRFPPYDAGELKQVLSQRTSVAFYDGALADDVVPLCSAYGAKDGGDARKALDLLRAAADLARADNADTVTSDHVESARRELEREEVMDGIADLADQHKLVLYALVTLEAADETPARSQKVYERYAELCDSSTHDARTTRRVRDFLGEIEGLGITASSRHNDGLAGGQYRAHELSHSTELVLAAMSDLVDHVGVHESIVGLVEDSDRISVSLA; this is encoded by the coding sequence GCGGAGCTGGTCGGCCGCGACGACGAGATCGCCCGCTACCACACCGCGCTCCAGCCCGTCATCAACAACGAGGACCCCAACAACATCTTCGTCTACGGGAAGACCGGCGTCGGGAAGACGGCGGTCACCCGCTACCTGCTCGAGCAGTTGGAGGCGGACGCCGGCACCTACGGCGTCGACCTCACGACAGTCGAACTCAACTGCGAAGGGCTCACCAGCAGCTACCAGGTCGCGATCAACCTCGTCAACAAGCTCCGCCCGCCGGACGAGGGGATCTCCAACACCGGCCACCCGATGCACGAGGTGCTCTCCCAGCTCTGGGACGCCCTCGAGAGCATCGGCGGCACCGTCCTGATCGTGCTCGACGAGGTCGACAACATCGGCGGCGACGACACGCTGCTCTACCAACTCCCCCGCGCCCGCTCGAACGGCAACGTCGACGCCGCCCGCGTCGGCGTCATCGGCATCAGCAACGACCTCGCGTTCCGGGAGAACCTCCGGCCCGAGGTGAAGTCCTCGCTCGCGGAGGTCAACATCCGGTTCCCGCCCTACGACGCCGGCGAACTCAAGCAGGTGCTCTCCCAGCGGACGAGTGTGGCGTTCTACGACGGTGCGCTCGCCGACGACGTGGTGCCGCTCTGTTCGGCCTACGGCGCCAAGGACGGCGGCGACGCGCGGAAAGCCCTCGACCTGCTCCGGGCCGCCGCCGACCTCGCGCGGGCGGACAACGCCGACACCGTCACCAGCGACCACGTCGAGTCGGCCCGCCGCGAACTCGAACGCGAGGAGGTGATGGACGGGATCGCCGACCTTGCCGACCAGCACAAACTGGTGCTCTACGCGCTGGTCACCCTCGAAGCCGCCGATGAGACGCCGGCGCGCTCCCAGAAGGTGTACGAGCGCTACGCCGAACTCTGTGACAGTTCGACCCACGACGCCCGAACGACCCGCCGCGTTCGGGACTTCCTCGGCGAGATCGAGGGGTTGGGGATCACGGCCTCCAGTCGCCACAACGACGGGCTTGCGGGCGGCCAGTACCGCGCCCACGAACTCTCCCACAGCACCGAACTCGTGTTGGCGGCGATGTCTGACCTCGTCGATCACGTCGGTGTCCACGAGAGCATCGTCGGCCTCGTCGAGGACTCCGACCGGATCTCGGTCTCGCTGGCCTGA
- a CDS encoding AAA family ATPase, whose translation MDTDEAAGRAGDVIDELSAAVVTDRSFLETVMTGVLAGGHVLLEDVPGTGKTLAARSLAGALNLSFTRIQFTPDLLPADITGSNVYNEGAGEFTFAEGPVFANVVLADEINRAPPKTQAALLEAMGEGQVSVDGETHQLPDPFVVIATQNPVEQEGTFGLPEAQRDRFIVKTSMGYPDFDGEMELINRRAGRTESVPSVSAVADEATVRDLQAVPETVRAERNVREYLVKLGRATREHRHVSVGVSPRGIQHLFEASRAYATLRGREYVVPDDVKRIVDDVFPHRLVLTAEAEIEGIDAADVLEEVKGQVPVPAMEA comes from the coding sequence ATGGATACCGACGAGGCCGCCGGCCGTGCCGGCGACGTGATCGACGAACTGAGCGCCGCCGTTGTCACCGACCGATCGTTCCTCGAAACCGTGATGACGGGCGTACTGGCCGGCGGCCACGTGCTGCTGGAGGACGTGCCGGGGACCGGGAAGACCCTCGCGGCGCGGAGCCTCGCGGGCGCACTGAACCTCTCGTTCACCCGCATCCAGTTCACGCCGGACCTGCTCCCGGCGGACATCACCGGCTCGAACGTCTACAACGAGGGGGCCGGCGAGTTCACCTTCGCCGAGGGGCCGGTGTTCGCCAACGTCGTGCTGGCCGACGAGATCAACCGTGCACCCCCCAAAACGCAGGCCGCGCTGCTGGAGGCGATGGGCGAGGGGCAGGTCTCCGTCGACGGCGAGACCCACCAGCTTCCGGACCCGTTCGTCGTCATCGCCACCCAGAACCCCGTCGAACAGGAGGGGACCTTCGGGCTGCCGGAGGCCCAGCGCGATCGCTTCATCGTGAAGACGTCGATGGGCTACCCCGACTTCGACGGGGAGATGGAACTGATCAACCGCCGCGCGGGCCGGACCGAGTCGGTCCCCAGCGTCTCGGCGGTCGCCGACGAGGCGACGGTCCGTGACTTACAGGCCGTGCCCGAGACCGTCCGTGCCGAGCGCAACGTCCGGGAGTACCTCGTGAAACTCGGTCGGGCGACCCGCGAGCACCGCCACGTCTCCGTCGGCGTCTCCCCGCGTGGGATCCAGCACCTGTTCGAGGCGAGCCGTGCCTACGCGACCCTGCGGGGCCGAGAGTACGTGGTCCCCGACGACGTGAAGCGGATCGTCGACGACGTGTTCCCCCACCGACTGGTCCTGACCGCCGAGGCCGAGATCGAGGGCATCGACGCCGCCGACGTGCTCGAGGAGGTCAAGGGACAGGTACCCGTCCCGGCGATGGAGGCCTGA
- a CDS encoding DUF3592 domain-containing protein, with protein sequence MSDDGFTVRIGGREVDPVRGGALLLVVGLAVGGFGAYDYQQQQAALDDSVAVNATVQEAGVESVGGASSSGVDYRPTATFTYRYGGENYTSHSVFASASTPNYDTRSAAEAVLADYEDGKAATAYVDPDSPSDAFLVRQPADSPMTAGFIGAVVALLGLGSLLTGYRR encoded by the coding sequence ATGAGCGACGACGGTTTCACCGTCCGAATAGGCGGTCGGGAGGTCGATCCGGTCCGTGGCGGCGCCCTGTTGCTCGTGGTCGGTCTCGCCGTCGGTGGGTTCGGCGCGTACGACTACCAGCAACAGCAGGCGGCACTGGACGACTCCGTCGCCGTGAACGCGACCGTACAGGAGGCCGGCGTCGAGTCGGTCGGCGGGGCCAGCAGTTCCGGCGTCGACTACCGCCCGACGGCGACGTTCACCTACCGCTACGGCGGCGAGAACTACACCAGTCACAGCGTCTTCGCCTCGGCGTCGACGCCGAACTACGACACCCGCTCGGCGGCTGAAGCAGTACTCGCGGACTACGAGGACGGCAAGGCGGCGACGGCGTACGTCGATCCCGACTCGCCGAGCGATGCGTTCCTCGTTCGTCAACCCGCGGACAGTCCGATGACGGCGGGCTTCATCGGCGCCGTGGTGGCACTCCTCGGTCTCGGCTCCCTGCTCACAGGCTATCGGCGGTAG